The proteins below come from a single Burkholderia sp. FERM BP-3421 genomic window:
- a CDS encoding AzlD domain-containing protein, whose protein sequence is MSATQVWLAILGMTLVTAVTRALFLMGGERGVLPERVQRALRYAPAAALMAVVLPDVLETPDGISFALSNHEFYAAVAGLGWFLWRRSMLGTIVVGMLVFTALRLMF, encoded by the coding sequence ATGAGCGCGACCCAGGTCTGGCTGGCGATCCTCGGCATGACGCTCGTGACCGCGGTCACGCGCGCGCTGTTCCTGATGGGCGGCGAGCGCGGCGTGTTGCCGGAGCGGGTCCAGCGCGCGCTGCGCTACGCGCCCGCCGCCGCGCTGATGGCGGTGGTGCTGCCCGACGTCCTCGAAACCCCGGACGGCATCTCGTTCGCACTGTCGAACCACGAGTTCTACGCGGCCGTCGCCGGGCTCGGCTGGTTCCTGTGGCGGCGCAGCATGCTCGGCACGATCGTCGTCGGGATGCTCGTCTTCACCGCATTGCGCCTGATGTTCTGA
- a CDS encoding AzlC family ABC transporter permease: MLARLSATNRYALVQGARDYAPTLMAILSWGLVTGIAMSKSVLTVGQAAGMSLLVYAGSSQLAVLPLFAAKLPLWTILLTAAMVNTRFVIFSAGLAPHFAHLPMWRRLAIGYFNGDVIYLLFQKQGFAPGPVPGKEAYFWGMAASSWLSWQASSLAGILLASFFPDSWGLELAGTLALIPIMVTAVANRSTLAAVAVAGIVSLLAFDLPYRLALPLAVVAALAAGSVTDLFVERADWRRVRASRGHDAGEAE, from the coding sequence ATGCTCGCTCGCCTGTCCGCCACCAACCGCTATGCCCTCGTGCAGGGCGCCCGCGATTATGCCCCGACCTTGATGGCGATCCTCTCGTGGGGGCTCGTCACGGGCATCGCGATGAGCAAGTCGGTGCTCACGGTCGGCCAGGCGGCCGGGATGTCGCTGCTGGTCTACGCGGGCTCGTCGCAGCTCGCGGTGCTGCCGCTCTTCGCCGCCAAGCTGCCGCTCTGGACCATCCTGCTCACCGCGGCGATGGTGAACACCCGCTTCGTGATCTTCAGCGCCGGGCTCGCGCCGCACTTCGCGCACCTGCCGATGTGGCGGCGCCTCGCGATCGGCTACTTCAACGGCGACGTGATCTATCTGCTGTTCCAGAAGCAGGGCTTCGCGCCGGGCCCGGTGCCGGGCAAGGAGGCCTATTTCTGGGGGATGGCCGCGTCGAGCTGGCTGTCGTGGCAGGCGTCCTCGCTCGCCGGCATCCTGCTGGCGAGCTTCTTCCCGGACAGCTGGGGGCTCGAACTCGCGGGCACCCTCGCGCTGATCCCGATCATGGTGACCGCGGTCGCGAACCGCTCGACGCTGGCCGCGGTCGCGGTGGCGGGGATCGTCTCGCTGCTCGCGTTCGACCTGCCGTACCGGCTCGCGCTGCCGCTCGCGGTGGTCGCCGCGCTCGCGGCGGGCAGCGTGACCGACCTGTTCGTCGAACGCGCCGACTGGCGGCGCGTTCGCGCGTCCCGTGGGCATGACGCCGGGGAGGCGGAATGA
- a CDS encoding branched-chain amino acid transaminase, giving the protein MSMADRDGKIWMDGKLIDWRDANIHVLTHTLHYGMGVFEGVRAYKTADGGSAIFRLKEHTKRLLNSAKIFQMDVPFDQETLEAAQRDVVRENKLESCYLRPIIWVGSEKLGVSAKGNTIHVAIAAWPWGAYLGEDGLAKGIRVKTSSFTRHHVNVSMVRAKASGWYVNSILANQEATTDGYDEALLLDVDGYVSEGSGENFFLVNHGKLYTPDLASCLDGITRDTVITLAKEAGIEVIEKRITRDEVYTADEAFFTGTAAEVTPIRELDNRTIGNGARGPITEKLQAAFFDVVTGKSAKHAHWLAKI; this is encoded by the coding sequence ATGTCAATGGCCGACCGCGACGGCAAGATTTGGATGGACGGCAAGCTGATCGATTGGCGTGACGCGAACATCCACGTGCTGACCCACACGCTGCACTACGGCATGGGCGTCTTCGAAGGCGTGCGCGCGTACAAGACGGCCGACGGCGGCAGCGCGATCTTTCGTCTGAAGGAACATACGAAGCGCCTGCTGAACTCCGCGAAGATCTTCCAGATGGACGTGCCGTTCGACCAGGAAACGCTCGAGGCCGCCCAGCGCGACGTGGTGCGCGAGAACAAGCTGGAATCGTGCTATCTGCGCCCGATCATCTGGGTCGGCTCGGAAAAGCTCGGCGTGTCCGCGAAGGGCAACACGATCCACGTCGCGATCGCGGCCTGGCCGTGGGGCGCGTACCTCGGCGAGGACGGCCTCGCCAAGGGGATCCGCGTGAAGACCTCGTCGTTCACGCGCCATCACGTGAACGTCTCGATGGTGCGCGCGAAGGCGTCGGGCTGGTACGTGAACTCGATCCTGGCGAACCAGGAAGCGACCACCGACGGCTACGACGAGGCGCTGCTGCTCGACGTCGACGGCTACGTGTCGGAAGGCTCGGGCGAGAACTTCTTCCTGGTCAACCACGGCAAGCTGTACACCCCCGACCTGGCGTCCTGCCTCGACGGGATCACCCGCGACACGGTGATCACGCTCGCGAAGGAAGCGGGCATCGAGGTGATCGAGAAGCGCATCACCCGCGACGAGGTCTACACCGCGGACGAAGCGTTCTTCACCGGCACCGCCGCCGAAGTCACGCCGATCCGCGAGCTCGACAACCGCACGATCGGCAACGGCGCGCGCGGCCCGATCACGGAAAAACTGCAGGCGGCGTTTTTCGACGTCGTGACGGGCAAGAGCGCGAAGCACGCGCACTGGCTCGCGAAGATCTGA
- a CDS encoding zinc-finger domain-containing protein yields MSELKEMPLIELTAKDLPAYCPNPSMPRWSAHPRVFIDVSHGEARCPYCGTRYKLRDGEVVKGH; encoded by the coding sequence ATGAGCGAACTGAAGGAAATGCCGCTGATCGAGCTGACCGCCAAGGATCTGCCGGCCTACTGCCCGAACCCGTCGATGCCGCGCTGGAGCGCGCATCCCCGCGTCTTCATCGACGTCTCGCACGGCGAGGCGCGCTGCCCGTACTGCGGCACGCGCTACAAGCTGCGTGACGGCGAAGTCGTCAAGGGCCACTGA
- the waaF gene encoding lipopolysaccharide heptosyltransferase II, translating into MRRALVIAPNWIGDALMAQPLFALLKKLHPRIVIDAVAPGWVAPVLERMPEIHDVYATDLAHGKLQMLRRWQLASDLRDNGYDAAYVLPNSLKSALIPWLAGIPLRIGYTGEKRYGLLNVRHANPSRKRDERPAMAEHYAALAYAPGARLPDTMKALPPPRLDADLNETARVSARFNLDTRKPLVVFCPGAEYGPAKRWPPEHFAALAHSVSQSFPYTQIVALGSPKDAAVAQAIAERAPNVRSLCGQTSLSEACALIARANAVVTNDSGLMHVAAALRRPLVALYGSTDPRHTPPLSELAKVQWLHLECSPCFERECPLGHLNCLRELSPEQVFGDLRGMLVGQR; encoded by the coding sequence ATGCGTCGCGCGTTGGTAATCGCACCGAACTGGATCGGTGACGCATTGATGGCGCAGCCGCTTTTCGCGCTGCTGAAGAAACTCCATCCCCGCATCGTCATCGATGCCGTGGCGCCGGGCTGGGTGGCGCCCGTGCTCGAACGGATGCCCGAAATCCACGATGTCTACGCGACCGACCTCGCGCACGGCAAGCTGCAGATGCTGCGCCGCTGGCAGCTCGCGAGCGACCTGCGCGACAACGGCTACGACGCCGCCTACGTGCTGCCGAATTCGCTGAAGTCCGCGCTGATCCCCTGGCTCGCGGGCATTCCGCTGCGGATCGGCTATACGGGCGAGAAGCGCTACGGCCTGCTCAACGTGCGCCACGCGAACCCGAGCCGCAAGCGCGACGAGCGTCCGGCGATGGCCGAGCACTACGCCGCGCTCGCGTACGCGCCGGGCGCTCGGCTGCCGGACACGATGAAGGCGCTGCCGCCGCCGCGCCTCGACGCGGACCTGAACGAGACCGCGCGGGTGTCCGCCCGCTTCAACCTCGACACCCGCAAGCCGCTCGTCGTGTTCTGCCCGGGCGCCGAGTACGGCCCGGCCAAGCGCTGGCCGCCCGAGCACTTCGCGGCGCTCGCGCACAGCGTGAGCCAGTCGTTCCCCTATACGCAGATCGTCGCGCTCGGCTCGCCGAAGGACGCCGCGGTCGCGCAGGCGATCGCCGAGCGCGCGCCGAACGTGCGCAGCCTGTGCGGCCAGACCTCGCTCAGCGAAGCCTGCGCGCTGATCGCGCGCGCGAACGCCGTGGTCACCAACGATTCCGGCCTGATGCACGTGGCGGCCGCGCTGCGCCGGCCGCTCGTCGCGCTGTACGGCTCGACCGACCCGCGCCACACCCCGCCGCTGTCGGAGCTGGCGAAGGTACAATGGCTGCATCTCGAATGCAGTCCCTGCTTCGAACGCGAATGCCCGCTCGGCCATCTGAACTGCCTGCGCGAGCTGAGCCCGGAGCAGGTATTCGGCGATTTGCGCGGCATGCTCGTCGGGCAGCGCTGA
- a CDS encoding nuclear transport factor 2 family protein, producing the protein MPRFARLFEAAADTLNAYYQAIADANLDALMVLWIDEDFASCIWADGAHLHGLDQIRGGFAQRLSTQPVTIEPLDIRVYDSLGTVVYTVAEAHQYADLTAEPDMVFATYVMIHERGEWRIAHIHSSPIPAQTATQFAAKIRHGQGPLH; encoded by the coding sequence ATGCCACGTTTTGCCCGCCTCTTCGAAGCTGCCGCCGATACGCTCAACGCCTATTATCAGGCGATTGCCGACGCCAACCTCGACGCCCTGATGGTCCTGTGGATCGACGAGGACTTCGCGAGCTGCATCTGGGCCGACGGCGCGCATCTGCACGGCCTCGACCAGATCCGCGGCGGCTTCGCGCAGCGCCTGTCGACCCAGCCGGTCACGATCGAGCCGCTCGACATCCGCGTCTACGACAGCCTCGGCACCGTCGTCTACACGGTCGCCGAAGCGCACCAGTACGCCGACCTCACGGCCGAGCCGGACATGGTGTTCGCGACCTACGTGATGATCCACGAGCGCGGCGAATGGCGGATCGCGCACATCCACTCGAGCCCGATCCCCGCGCAGACCGCCACCCAGTTCGCGGCCAAGATCCGCCACGGCCAGGGGCCGCTCCACTGA
- a CDS encoding hydrolase encodes MSSASSPTPAADRPAPAETLRYRAPRWLPTSHAQTIVPALFARRPEVAYRRERWDTPDGDFIDLDWLAWPAGAAPAPDAPLLVLFHGLEGGSGSHYARVLMAAAQSRGWHGVVPHFRSCSGEMNRLPRFYHLADSAEVDWILRRLAARHRGPLVAAGVSLGGNVLLRWLGERRDERARVAAAAAISTPIDVHAGGRALSHGFAMIYTRSFLKTLKRKALAKLERYPGLFDRTAMLAARTMYDFDDIVTAPLHGFADADDYWTQATTRPLLRAIEVPTLIVNARNDPFLPASALPGPDEVSRAVVLDQPEHGGHAGFMTGPFPGRLDWMPLRILDHCSRFVDHG; translated from the coding sequence ATGAGCAGCGCGTCCTCCCCCACTCCGGCCGCCGACCGGCCCGCGCCCGCGGAAACCCTGCGTTACCGCGCGCCGCGCTGGCTGCCGACCAGCCACGCGCAGACCATCGTGCCCGCGCTGTTCGCGCGCCGGCCCGAGGTCGCGTACCGGCGCGAGCGCTGGGACACGCCGGACGGCGACTTCATCGACCTCGACTGGCTGGCCTGGCCGGCCGGCGCCGCGCCGGCGCCCGACGCGCCGCTCCTCGTGCTGTTCCACGGTCTCGAAGGGGGTTCCGGCTCGCATTACGCGCGCGTGCTGATGGCGGCCGCGCAAAGCCGCGGCTGGCATGGCGTGGTCCCGCACTTCCGCAGCTGCAGCGGCGAGATGAACCGCCTGCCGCGCTTCTACCACCTCGCGGACAGCGCCGAGGTCGACTGGATCCTGCGGCGCCTCGCCGCCCGCCATCGCGGGCCGCTCGTCGCGGCGGGCGTGTCGCTCGGCGGCAACGTGCTGCTGCGCTGGCTCGGCGAGCGCCGCGACGAGCGCGCGCGCGTCGCGGCCGCCGCGGCGATCTCGACGCCGATCGACGTGCACGCGGGCGGCCGCGCGCTGTCGCACGGCTTCGCGATGATCTATACCCGCAGCTTCCTCAAGACGCTCAAGCGCAAGGCGCTCGCCAAGCTCGAACGCTATCCCGGCCTGTTCGACCGCACCGCGATGCTGGCCGCGCGCACCATGTACGATTTCGACGACATCGTCACCGCGCCGCTGCACGGCTTCGCCGACGCGGACGACTACTGGACCCAGGCCACCACGCGGCCGCTGCTGCGTGCGATCGAGGTGCCCACGCTGATCGTCAACGCGCGCAACGATCCGTTCCTGCCGGCCTCCGCGCTGCCGGGCCCCGACGAAGTCTCGCGCGCGGTCGTGCTCGACCAGCCCGAGCACGGCGGCCACGCGGGCTTCATGACCGGGCCGTTCCCGGGCCGGCTCGACTGGATGCCGCTGCGCATCCTCGACCACTGCTCCCGCTTCGTCGACCATGGATGA
- a CDS encoding DUF2946 family protein, protein MDEIVRQALAKWPNVPHCTGWLLLDRRGDWRMRDDAAQAAGALGSPIRHAALIGFIARNYERDDAGQWFFQNGPQRVYVELAYTPWIVRLAQPDGPGRPLALTDQTGRAFEPAQAWLDDAGGVLFADAATPPRIAALHDHDLGLFADHATLDADGAHGAFRWRDGVELPLAPIRRADVAARFGFVASPAAHAAGQPGR, encoded by the coding sequence ATGGATGAGATCGTCCGACAGGCCCTCGCGAAGTGGCCCAACGTCCCGCACTGCACCGGCTGGCTGCTGCTCGACCGGCGCGGCGACTGGCGCATGCGCGACGACGCCGCGCAGGCGGCCGGCGCGCTCGGTTCGCCGATCCGCCATGCGGCGCTGATCGGCTTCATCGCGCGCAACTACGAGCGCGACGACGCGGGCCAATGGTTCTTCCAGAATGGCCCACAGCGCGTCTACGTCGAGCTGGCCTACACGCCCTGGATCGTGCGGCTCGCGCAGCCGGATGGCCCGGGCCGGCCGCTCGCGCTCACCGACCAGACCGGCCGCGCGTTCGAGCCCGCGCAGGCGTGGCTCGACGACGCGGGCGGCGTGCTGTTCGCCGACGCCGCCACGCCGCCGCGCATCGCCGCGCTGCACGACCACGATCTCGGCCTGTTCGCCGACCACGCGACGCTCGATGCCGACGGCGCGCACGGCGCGTTCCGCTGGCGCGACGGCGTCGAGCTGCCGCTCGCGCCGATCCGGCGCGCGGACGTCGCCGCGCGCTTCGGCTTCGTCGCGAGCCCCGCCGCGCACGCGGCCGGCCAGCCCGGGCGCTGA
- a CDS encoding M48 family metalloprotease → MRVKSLFVVSLSVVLACPSGGHAQSRADALPLEAAPFAPESISTVPALPSGIAPGVFGTYGGVENRLSGASGGITPSLRAPLRIQQLPDLGDGSGGALTPQAERRLGERVMREVRRDPDYLDDWLVRDYLNSVASRLAVAANARFIGGYAPDFDLFAMRDPQINAFSLPGGFIGVNSGLVVMTRTESELASVLGHEMGHVLQRHIARMIGASEKTGYAALATMLLGVLAGILARSGDLGSAIALGGQAYAIDNQLRFSRGAEREADRVGFQLLAAAGFDPYGMPGFFERLERASMGDAGVPAYARTHPLTGERIADMDDRARRAPYRQPRQSAEYAFVRARLRILQNRSPTDIANEVRRLRTEVDERTAASPAANVYGVAFGELLAGRYDAAGQALAAARADFERTRQEEGETLRSTPSLDLLEVEIARRAGRNDDAVRLAAAAQQRWPGSHAAIAAHLQALLAARRYADAQARAKVETQADPTRPEWWNFLAQAALGTGDGITQRRALAEKFALDGAWPAAIRQLREARDNKAASFYEQSIIAARLHDFEMRYKEERDEESKRG, encoded by the coding sequence ATGCGCGTCAAATCGTTGTTCGTCGTCTCGTTGTCGGTCGTGCTGGCCTGTCCGTCGGGCGGACATGCGCAGTCGCGCGCCGACGCCCTGCCGCTCGAAGCCGCGCCGTTCGCGCCGGAATCGATCTCGACCGTGCCGGCGCTGCCGTCGGGCATCGCGCCCGGCGTGTTCGGCACCTACGGCGGCGTGGAAAACCGCCTGTCGGGCGCATCGGGCGGGATCACGCCCAGTTTGCGCGCGCCGCTGCGGATCCAGCAACTGCCCGATCTCGGCGACGGCTCCGGCGGTGCGCTGACGCCGCAGGCCGAGCGCCGGCTCGGCGAGCGCGTGATGCGCGAGGTGCGGCGCGATCCCGACTATCTCGACGACTGGCTCGTGCGCGACTACCTGAACAGCGTCGCGTCGCGGCTCGCGGTGGCCGCGAACGCGCGCTTCATCGGCGGCTACGCGCCCGATTTCGACCTGTTCGCGATGCGCGACCCGCAGATCAACGCGTTTTCCCTGCCGGGCGGCTTCATCGGCGTCAACAGCGGCCTCGTCGTGATGACGCGCACCGAGTCGGAGCTGGCGTCGGTGCTCGGTCACGAGATGGGCCACGTGCTGCAACGGCACATCGCGCGGATGATCGGCGCGAGCGAGAAGACCGGCTACGCGGCGCTCGCGACGATGCTGCTCGGGGTGCTGGCCGGGATCCTCGCGCGCAGCGGCGATCTCGGCAGCGCGATCGCGCTGGGCGGCCAGGCCTACGCGATCGACAACCAGCTGCGCTTCTCGCGCGGCGCCGAGCGCGAGGCGGACCGGGTCGGCTTCCAACTGCTCGCGGCCGCGGGCTTCGATCCGTACGGGATGCCGGGCTTCTTCGAGCGTCTCGAACGGGCCTCGATGGGCGATGCGGGCGTGCCCGCCTATGCGCGCACCCACCCGCTGACGGGCGAGCGGATCGCCGACATGGACGATCGCGCGCGGCGCGCGCCCTATCGCCAGCCGCGCCAGTCCGCCGAATATGCGTTCGTGCGCGCGCGGCTGCGGATCCTGCAGAACCGTTCGCCGACCGATATCGCGAACGAGGTGCGGCGCCTGCGCACCGAGGTCGACGAGCGGACGGCGGCGAGCCCGGCGGCGAACGTCTACGGCGTCGCGTTCGGCGAGCTGCTCGCGGGCCGTTACGACGCGGCCGGCCAGGCGCTCGCCGCGGCCCGTGCGGATTTCGAGCGGACCCGGCAGGAGGAGGGCGAGACGCTGCGCAGCACGCCGAGCCTTGACCTGCTGGAGGTCGAGATCGCGCGTCGCGCGGGCCGCAACGACGATGCGGTGCGGCTCGCGGCCGCCGCGCAGCAGCGCTGGCCGGGCTCGCATGCGGCGATCGCCGCGCATCTCCAGGCGCTGCTCGCCGCGCGCCGCTATGCGGATGCGCAGGCGCGCGCGAAGGTGGAAACGCAGGCGGACCCCACGCGTCCGGAATGGTGGAATTTCCTCGCGCAGGCGGCGCTCGGCACGGGCGACGGCATCACGCAGCGGCGCGCGCTCGCGGAGAAATTCGCGCTCGACGGCGCGTGGCCCGCGGCGATCCGCCAGCTGCGCGAGGCGCGCGACAACAAGGCGGCGAGCTTCTACGAGCAGTCGATCATCGCGGCCCGGCTGCACGATTTCGAGATGCGCTACAAGGAAGAGCGCGACGAGGAGAGCAAGCGCGGCTGA
- the moaC gene encoding cyclic pyranopterin monophosphate synthase MoaC, whose protein sequence is MSQLTHFDAAGHAHMVDVGDKQETRRVALARGAIRMLPDTLALIRDGRAKKGDVLGVARIAAIQGAKRTADLIPLCHPLALTRVAVEFEFDEALPGVRCSAQVETFGRTGVEMEALTAVQVGLLTVYDMCKAVDRGMVITEVSVREKRGGKSGDWKAEA, encoded by the coding sequence ATGTCCCAACTCACCCATTTCGACGCAGCCGGCCACGCCCACATGGTAGATGTCGGCGACAAGCAGGAGACCCGCCGCGTCGCGCTCGCGCGCGGCGCGATCCGGATGCTGCCCGACACGCTCGCGCTGATCCGCGACGGCCGCGCGAAGAAAGGCGACGTGCTGGGCGTCGCGCGGATCGCCGCGATCCAGGGCGCGAAGCGCACCGCCGATCTGATCCCGCTGTGCCATCCGCTCGCGCTCACGCGCGTCGCGGTGGAGTTCGAGTTCGACGAGGCGCTGCCCGGCGTGCGCTGCAGCGCGCAGGTCGAGACCTTCGGCCGCACCGGGGTGGAGATGGAAGCGCTGACCGCCGTGCAGGTCGGGTTGTTGACCGTGTACGACATGTGCAAGGCGGTCGATCGCGGGATGGTGATCACCGAGGTCAGCGTGCGCGAGAAGCGCGGCGGGAAATCGGGGGATTGGAAGGCCGAGGCATAG
- a CDS encoding DUF2939 domain-containing protein: MKQKTLVKIVGVVVFGGAVASYVSPYLTLHAMRSAIVDQDADAFASDVDFPAVRESLRAQILIMMQNKLSNDADLKDNPFAGVGMMLGMGVANQVIDTMVTPAGVMQMMANAGPKRVEKGAEVPVPDASSAARSSSASADYSVRYRNWSTVAVEGRRQGAEPAVFTFKRSGLWSWKLTAVTFPPELLSAP, from the coding sequence ATGAAACAGAAAACGCTCGTCAAGATCGTCGGGGTTGTCGTGTTCGGCGGCGCGGTCGCCAGTTATGTCAGTCCTTATCTCACGCTGCACGCGATGCGCTCGGCCATCGTCGACCAGGATGCGGACGCCTTCGCGTCCGATGTCGATTTCCCCGCGGTGCGCGAGAGTTTGCGCGCGCAGATCCTGATCATGATGCAGAACAAGCTGTCGAACGACGCGGACCTGAAGGACAACCCGTTCGCGGGCGTCGGGATGATGCTGGGCATGGGCGTCGCCAATCAAGTGATCGACACGATGGTGACGCCCGCGGGCGTGATGCAGATGATGGCGAACGCGGGCCCGAAGCGGGTGGAGAAAGGCGCTGAAGTCCCGGTGCCGGACGCATCGTCCGCCGCCCGGTCCTCGTCCGCGTCCGCTGATTATTCCGTGCGTTACCGTAACTGGTCCACGGTTGCCGTGGAAGGGCGACGCCAGGGCGCGGAGCCGGCAGTGTTCACGTTCAAGCGCAGCGGCTTGTGGTCGTGGAAGCTGACCGCCGTCACGTTTCCGCCCGAACTGTTGAGCGCTCCCTGA